Genomic DNA from Caloenas nicobarica isolate bCalNic1 chromosome 3, bCalNic1.hap1, whole genome shotgun sequence:
AGCGGACATAAATGTAATTTGTGTTGCCTGAGGGTATAAATGAGAATAGACCACATGACCTTTGGAACACTTCAGTGATGGAACATTTAACTATAATTGCTGCTTTCAGTTGAGGTCAGTTGACTTTGAAGTGGcataatcattaaaaataaaaagaaacctttATATGTTTAGTGATTTCCAAATTATAGATCTTTTTGAAGATCATGCGCTTCTCTTACTGTAGCACTTCATACCATTTGAATTCTACCCAGTGCTAACTTAGTGCTCCATAGCAGCTCACCTCAAATAACTGTGACACAACTAGCAGGCTTTATGGAAAAGGCTCAGTACTGCCCTAATGTAAATGTAACACCTCTAACATAGACTCCTAAAGACCTCAAACTAGGCAGAGCATACAATTAGTGGTTTAGTTTTATGTAAACTTCCATGGGTTTTTAGTAGCATAAAGACAAATTATGCAACTTAAGGAATGGCATCTAAAGACAAACGCCTGTGTTTCTTAAAGTAGAAAGTAGTGTTATAAACTCCAGGTGCATTTTTTCTGACGCTTAGAGTTGAATAGTGATatcttttatttacaaatatagAAAGAGTTATGATAAGCTGACTTACTAAAATCAGTCTTGCTTTACAGATTGATGGTGCTGGACTTGCAACCTGCATTGAACTGTGTGTGAAAGCGTTGCGCTTGGAATCCAGTCAAAATGCAGATGTCAAGATATCTATTTGCAAGACCATCTCCTGCTTGCTTCCAGATGATTTGGAGGTTAAACGTGCTTGTCAGCTGAGTGAATTTCTTCTTGAACCCACTGTGGATGCATATTATGCTGTTGAAATGCTGTATAATCAGCCTGACCAGAAATATGATGAAGAGAATCTTCCAATACCAAATTCTTTGCGCTGTGAACTCTTACTTGTACTGAAAACTCAGTGGCCTTTTGATCCAGAATTCTGGGACTGGAAAACTCTCAAGCGTCAGTGTCTGGCGTTGATGGGAGAGGAGGCATCCATCGTGTCATCAATAGACGAACTAAATGATAGTGAAGTTTATGAAAAGGTTGAGGATTGCCAAGAAGAGACTAAAGAAACTTCTATGAATGGGCTCGCTGGCACTTTTGATGAAGCTACGAGCCTTCTTAAGGGTATTAGagatgaaaagcagaagaaaagagaaattaaaaaactcaGAGAGAGGGGGTTCATATCAGCTAGATTTAGGAACTGGCAAGCTTATATGCAGTATTGTGTGTTATGTGACAAAGAATTCCTTGGTCATAGAATAGTTAGGCATGCACAGAAACATTATAAAGATGGAATTTACAGTTGCCCTATTTGTGcacaaaattttaattctaaaGAAAACTTTGTTCCCCATGTAACTTTGCATGTTAAAAAATCGAGCAAAGAGAGATTGGCTGCTATGAAACCACTCAGAAGACTGGGAAGACCTCCTAAAATAGCAACTACCAACGAGAATCAAAAAACTATTTCTGTGTCCAAACAGGAGCAGCGACCCATTAAGAAGAACAGTCTCTATTCAACAGACTTCATTGTGTTTAATGATAACGATGGTTCAGATGATGAAAATGATGACAAAGATAAACCTTATATACCAGAGATAGTGCCAGTTCAAAAGCCACTACCTGTTAATGAATTCACTTGCCCTGTAACATTTTgtaaaaaaggctttaaatattttaaaaatctaatagCACATGCAAAGGGGCATAAAGATAATGAAGAAGCTAAACGTTTTCttgaaatgcaaagcaaaaaagtTATTTGCCAGTACTGTAGAAGACATTTCGTAAGTGTTACTCACCTGAATGATCACTTACAAATGCACTGTGGCAGCAAGCCTTATATCTGCATACAGATGAAATGTAAGGCTGGTTTTAACAGTTATGCTGAGCTGCTGACACACAGGAAAGAGCATCAAGTCTTCAGAGCAAAGTGCATGTTTCCTAAATGTGGCagagtgttttctgaagcatatTTACTCTATGATCACGAAGCACAACACTATAATACCTATACCTGCAAATTCACAGGCTGCGGAAAGGTATACCGTTCTCAGAACGAACTGGAAAAGCATGTTGAGGATCACAGCAAGCAGCCTGAAAATGTGCAACAGCCTGAAAACCAGACTGATCAGCTCGATCTCAGTCAGCCTTCTAAAGGTAATGAAAATACTGATGGAGTTGCTGTTAAAGAGGAATTGACACCTCCACCAGCTGACAACGAAAGTAGTTTtactgaaggagaaaatgttgTCTGGAGTCAAATCAAAGCAGAACCAGTAGGCAATGAAAGTGTAAGTGTACTGCAGCAAAGCGATTCCTTGCCTAATGCTGGTTCAGAGCAGTGTCCTGTGGGTTCAGTGAAGACAGAAGTGGCAATTCCAGCAAGCAATGTTAAGATGTCTGCTGTTAACCAGAAGATCCGAGAGAACTTTGTAAAAAGAGGTAAATTGGCTGCTACTGCCAGTAAAGTAGATACCACTAAACCTGGAGCCCAGCAGTTGTGCTCATCGGTTGTCTCCTGTCTTCCagtttttgaagagaaaaaggaagaggacTGTCTCAGTCAAGCTcagaatattcaaaatatttctgtgaccTCAGACACACTAAAACCAGAAGCCCTTGAATCAAAAAGCTTAGAAAGACAAGTGACCATTGTAAGTCCATTCAGTATGCAGAACCAGGCAGGGTATCGAAACAGTGTACCCATTTCCAAACTTGAAATTGAAGACAGTATTAAGGCTGCGGCTAATCTATATAACCTGCCTTTGAAAACTTTAGAAAGTATTACGTTTATTCCTTCACAGCCTAACATAAATAGCTCTTTAGTTCCAGCTGTGTCACCAGCAGCCCCAATTCAGAAATTTAATTGCCAGGTTGAGGGCTGTACTCGAACGTACAACTCATCCCAGAGCATTGGCAAACATATGAAGGCAGCACACCCTGACCAATAcgctgcttttaaaatgcaacgTAAAAATAAGAAACCACGAAAATCCAGCAATCTGCAGAATGTGCCAACCGATGGGAAAATTGTGTATCTCTTGCCATCACAAGTGGGCAATCCCAGTGGTGCTGCTTTTACTGCACAGAACAAACCTAATTTGAATCCCACCTGTTCCAGTCAAGTGCAACGTGTCTCAAGTACACTTTTCCCAACTCATCTAGAAAATTTGGGCAATCCTATGTTGCCTGTAGTGGAAAGTGTCATAAATCCAAGTTTGTCTACTCGTATTAAAAGTGAGCCTGAGAGTGTTTTATGTTCACAAATGGAAAATCTATCTGGTACAACCTTACCTTCCCAGTTGGATGATCTGGCAAAAACAGTTATGCCTCTGAATATTGATGGTGGTTCGgatccttttcttcctttgcctgCAGAAAACGGTCCAATGTCTCTCTTTCCTTCGTCAGCAGAGAATCCTCCAAATTCAGTCTTCTCACAAgtggaaaataatacaaataatttttcatcacAACTAGAAGGAAACACTAGTTCTGCCTTCCCAAAGGAGGAAACCGTTGATCAAATATTTCCCTCACAACTGAGTAATGAAAATAACTTCAATGGAACTAGTTCTCAACATCTAGCttcagaaaaggtgaaaaaggaTCGTGGCCATGGCCTaaatgggaaagaaaggaagcCAAAACATAACAAGCGAGCAAAGTGGCCAGCAATAATTAGGGATGGCAAATTCATCTGTAGTAGGTGTTTCAGAGTTTTCACCAATCCTAGATCACTTGGTGGTCACTTATCTAAGAGGTCTTACTGCAAACCTCTTGAAGGATCAGAAATTTCTCCGGAAGCTCTGCAGGCTAATGGACAGTCTTTGCTTGCTAGCATGATTCTTTCCTCAAATTCACTAAACTTGCAGCAACCCCAGGAGTCTGCCTTCAATCCAGAGACGTGTTTTAAAGATCCATCATTCCTCCAGCTACTTGCAGCTGAAAATCGTTCCACAGCCTTGCTGCAGACGATGTTTCCACGGGCCAGTGTGACTAACTTTAATACTAGTGGGAATGAGGAAGGAAATCAAATTATAAAACAAGCCTTGGAAACTGCAGGCATCCCGAGTACCTTTGATAACACAGAAGTACTTCCACATGTAGTTACAACAAGTTGTGTCACTGGTACCACTCAGATAAATGCAGCTGTTCTCTCCAACTCCACTGCGTCCCCTCTGCTGCAGGCGGTCTGTAACCCCAGTACCCTGCTAACAGACCAAAACAGGACCCTCAATGCCAAAATTCCTCCAATAAATGAATGCAAGAGTTTGCCTGGTTTTGCAACAGAGAACTTAATGCTAAAGACTATTGAAAATGGCTTATGTTCTAGCTCATTTTCTAATACTgttgcagcagcacaaaactTTGCAGGCAACAGTTCACGCATTTCAGTTATAAGTAGTCCCAAGAATTCAGGATCGAGTGACTTGAATAAGAAGGGAACCAGTGCTTCAAAGAGGAAGCGAAAAGCAACTACGCCCTTGCTTGCACCCAGTACATCACAGAAAGTAGTAGTAAGTAATGCAACAACAATGGAACTTCTAACCAAAAGCACTGATGGAAATGTGCAAATACAGGGAGAAAGTTTTCAATCCAACTTGCTGGCAAATTGTGGCTCTCAAGTGGTGGTGGAAAATCTCACGCAGAAGCTCAGTAATGTTGACAATCAGTTATTTGTGGCCAGTGTCAAACAGAACTTCAAAACAAACCTTGAGGCTTGTACAACGTTACCCCCTTTAATggtaaaaactgaaaatgggGATTCCCAAGTGATGGCTGTAAATTCTTGTGTACAGGCAAATTCGGAGGAGCAGATTTCAGAAGACAATGTTATGCAGAATTTTGAAAAAACCctggaaataattaaaactgcTATGAATACTCAGATACTTGAGGTGAAAACTGAAGTTCAGGATACAATTGCTGCTTCTGGGCAGGACTCCCAAGTAAATAATGCACAGGCTTCTTCGGGAAATTCTGCACATTGTGTAAAACTACCCACTCCCACACAATTTGCCGTGCACACGGGGAGTGTCACTGCTGCAAAGAATAGCTCTGCTCAGTCTGAGACATCTCAAAAGGATGATACTCAAATGCTGGAAATCCTGGAACGCTTGCAAAAGCTGAAACTAGAAAATGATTCACCCATTCCAATCTCTGAGACTGTTTCCCAGTGTCCTCCAGCAGATTTGGTAGCACCAGCAGTTCCTGTTGTATCAACTGAGAATAAACCCCTCATCCAGTTATCTTCAGAGGCAAGTAACATTCAGTTCAGTGATAAAGTTAATAAGCCTTTTGTATGTCAGGATCCAGGCTGCAATTATAGTGCTATGACAAAAGACGCATTATTTAAACACTATGGCAAGGTTCATCAGTACAGTGCAGAAATGATACTAGAAATCAAGAAACATCAACTGAAGTACGCCCCATTCAAATGTGTTGTAGCTACCTGTCCAAAAACATTCACAAGAAACTCTAATCTCCGAGCACACTGTCAGCTTGTACATCATTTTACGACAGAGGAGAtggtgaaattaaaaattaaaaggcctTATGGCAGAAGATCTCAAAATGAAACTGTGAACACAGCTCCACGACctgttgaaataaaaactttGCAGACACtaataattgaaaacaaaactgcagctCCATTGATCAAAGAAGCTTCAATAAAAGAAGTTGTGGAGCCTGTAAAAGTCTTGGAAAACCTTCTACcagaaaataatattcctgAAAGACTAGAAAAACCTCCCCAAGTGGTTTGTGTTCCACTGGAGCAGCATAGTGCAGCCTCTTTTGGTACTACACAGGCACAACCCAAAGTACGCAAGGTTAGGAGgtacaagaaggaaaaagaggagagaaaacgTAAGAAGCCTGTCACAAAATCTCTGGAGCAGTTCCCCACGAGTTACAGCCCTTATAGACCATACCGGTGTGTCCATCAGGGCTGCTTCGCGGCTTTTACGATACAACAAAACCTAATCCTTCATTACCAAGCTGTGCACAAATCAGACCTCCCTGCCTTCTCTGCCGAAGTGGAGGAGGAGAATGACCCAGGCAAAGAGGAGCGCGATGAGGTGGAAACCAAACCTGCTGCCAGAGAGTTCAGGTGTGAGATGAGTGACTGCTCTCGCATCTTCCAGGAAGTTACCAGCTTGATACAACATTATATGAAGCTTCATGACATGACTCCAGAGCAAATTGGAAACATGAAACCGGCTCCAGAGGCAGGAAGGTTTTCTTGTGATCAGTCTCAATGCAAGTCTTCGTTTACAGCGTATCTTAACTACATTGTACATCTTGAGGCAGATCACGGTATTAAGATAAGGCCAAACAAAGTAGAAGACGACGGCTTATTCAAGTGTGACTGTGAAGGCTGTGACCGTATTTATGCTACGAGGTCTAACCTCTTGAGGCATATTTTTAACAAACATAATGACAAGCATAAAGATCATCTAATAAGACCCAGGAGACTGACGCCAGGtcaggaaaacatttcaagCAAAGCAAATCAAGAGAAACCGCTGAAGTCCAAACAGAGAGGACTAAAAAGCAGATCGGGAAAAGAAGGTAACAGACtatcagtgaaaacaaaacaaaagaaaaatgtgaacttggaaaacaaaaattcaaaagcaattCAAGTTCAAGAAAATAAGGATTATTCACTGAAACGTGGCAAGCACGTTTATTCAATAAAGGCCAGAAATGATGCTTTATCGGAATGTACAAGCAGGTTCATAACTCAGTATCCATGTATGATAAAGGGATGTTCGTCCGTAGTTACAAGTGAAAGTAACATAATAAGGCATTATAAATGTCACAAGTTGTCCAAAGCATTTACTTCCCAACACAGAAATCTTCTTATTGTATCTAAAAAGCACTCTGTCCCACAAGTAAATGAAGCCTCTTGTGAGCAAGAGGAGACTGATAAAAAAAGTGATGTGAAAGAGCCTGAACCGAGCTTGATAGTGAGCAATAATGATTCAAGCACATCTACGTTACcacaaaaggaaactgaaaaaggTGAGAAGGATGAAGTGGATGAACTGACAGAACTATTCATTACCAAACTGATTAACGAGGATTGTTCAAGTGCTGAAAATCAAGCAAAAATCTCTTCCACTGTAAATACTGACTTGCAGGAGACTAGCTCCTGcccttcagaaaagcaaaaatcaaacaacttaaaaagagcaaacaaagaaaaaaatgtatctcaGAATAAGAGAAGGAGAACTGAAAAACCTGAGGAAGTGCTACCTGTTGACATGAGTAGTGTGCACAGGGAGGAAGAGACTGCCGTCGCCATCCAGACAGCCGAAGAGCAACCTGCAGCTTTTGACTGGAGCTCGTTTAAGCCGATGGGTTTTGAAGTGTCATTCCTCAAGTTCCTTGAAGAGTCTGCtgtaaagcagaagaaaaacactgaacGAGAGTACCATAGCAGCGGAACCAAAAAAGGATTCCATTCAAACTCCCGAAAATCCAATGAGAAGACCTCCGTAGCAAGTAATAATGTCACTTGGTCGTGTTCCGAAACTGAAACCCTTGTGCCGTTTGCCAACCCATCACAGCTTCCATGTGGTGATAATGTAAAGATAGTTTTAGACAAGACTTTTAAAGACTGCGCTGAGCGTGTGTTGAAGCAACTTCAGGAAATGAAACCTGTCGTCAGTTTGACAAAGTTTGAAGGACGCTGGGAGGATAATCCAGAGGTTACAGCTGCAAAAGTAATTGTTATTGGTACTGAGCAAGGCGagtcaaaatactgaaaacctAATGTGTTTAACCATGACCCGTAATAAAATTTATTGTGACTAGGAAGCCATCAAGCATGCTAGTAACTGTGGAGCTCTCTTATTTTGAAGTGATTTAATCTAGCAAAAGGCATGACATGAGTCATGGaaatttgttatttgtttttatccCTATGGGACTTGAAGAAAAGAATAATTGCTTCAGTTTTGTAAATACTTGATCAAAACCTCAACTTTCTATCAGATTGTCCTTTCCATGAACTAAATCTTTGTGAGTTGTCTGTGATTGGTATCTTTCACCAGGTCACTGCTCATGTATAACAGTACTCTTTTATTTGTAGATACATctttttttgtatatatttattattgtaAATCATTTGCTGCCACCAGCAGTCTGTAAGTCTAAACTATTAAATGACACATTTATATTCGGAATTTTAATTTGTAACTAAGTGAGCAAGTTTTTAAAGCTGTCCTTTAATCATTTTAACTTAAGAACTTTTGAACTAAAACTAGCTAAGTCTGCCATATCCAGTTTATTTTGCataaagcatttatttacagGAGAGGAGCTGGATAAGATCACATTTCATAAGTTAAACATACTGACACACTCTCATTTTTGTAAATTTTGACATCCAGTATCTATGGATGATATTCATATGTAGTTAACTCATAAATATAATAGTTTTCTTATAGCtacatttttcattgcttttaatTGGATACAAAGCATTTATGATTCcataataaaaatggaaatgtgaataaaaatagTTTGCTACATTGGagatttaaaacaatatttggTATTAAAGAATCCGTTGTGAATGTGATAGAAAATTAGTAGTGTGGAGCAGTGTATATATTTGAGGTGGTGATTTGTGAAGTAGCCCAGTATTGCcttaaataaaatcacatttcatttcttgttttataCATGTGATCTTATAaaggttatttttgtttctgtaactTAGATTGGTgtatagttttaatttttgttaaaaaaaaataccaaaccaaaacaaaaaatcttcagaaaccGTTTTGTAAATAGTGGGTTTATAAAACAGATGGTTTATTTTGATAATACCAGTTTGGTATCTATCTATAAAATACGTGAGTCCTTATGCCATACCGTTAAAAACTGAATAAACAAGGCACTTTCTGAAAGGGAAGTGAGATTGTGATCTTAGAGCCAAACTCGGTGGTTGTGCTCTGCCAAGGGCACAGGCTCCCTCCGCGCTACTCTGCCTCTCGCTGACTCCACCTGGCAGCACTCGCCACCTCTCTCATTCTCACCCCTGAACGAGTCGCGCCTGGGACTGGAGCCGTTTCTCTGTATGCTGCTAACCGAAACGACAGGTATCCTGCTTGCCGAGTAACCAAAAGCGCGAATGCGCCGGTGGGAGCTGTCAGTACCCAGGAATCTTCCGTGTTGGTTTTCGTGTGTGATTACGCTTAAGTCAGACGGGACAAGCCAGATGGATTGTGTGGTACCAAAAAATTGTTCTTGGATTATTCTCGCTACTGGATGTGACCTACCTTCAGTAATATAAAATAGTCTTTATCTTGGGAGAGATTggcttgattttttaaaattttttctccTATAAACTTGTCTTGCCATGTAAAGCTTTGCATTAAATGCTACACTTGATTGCTCTTAAGCTATTCACCTGGAATCTGTGACAGTTTACTTGAATATCAACGCATAAGGCACATTTCTACAACCAAATGAAATTACTTGTTGTGAGAGTGAGGGTTATGTATGGAAAAGTGGAAAGGCAACAGCATTTCAGCTTGGGCATAGGCCTCAGTTTGCTATCTGGTGCTAAATT
This window encodes:
- the ZNF292 gene encoding zinc finger protein 292, whose protein sequence is MADEEAEQESGSLGGDLLELRRLRERLVELETGLRESPEPAVQAATEYCKQLCQTLLEYAEKWKTSEDPLPLLEVYTVAIRSYVKARPYLTSECENVAFVLERLALSCIELLLCLPLDLPENKWKEFQAFVQVAHKNLMENGSRELHILTTLTQEKGVWKNPVLCGILSQEQLDPDKVNEFLVFEGPVLLDMRIKHLMKTKQLTQATALAKLCSDHPEISAKGNFKQTYLVCLCSGSPNEKLMEEIAEVDCKDALEMICNLESDGDEKSALILCAAFLSRQLQQGEMYCAWELTLFWSKLQQRVEPSVQVYLERCRQLSVLTKTVYHIFFLIKVINSEIDGAGLATCIELCVKALRLESSQNADVKISICKTISCLLPDDLEVKRACQLSEFLLEPTVDAYYAVEMLYNQPDQKYDEENLPIPNSLRCELLLVLKTQWPFDPEFWDWKTLKRQCLALMGEEASIVSSIDELNDSEVYEKVEDCQEETKETSMNGLAGTFDEATSLLKGIRDEKQKKREIKKLRERGFISARFRNWQAYMQYCVLCDKEFLGHRIVRHAQKHYKDGIYSCPICAQNFNSKENFVPHVTLHVKKSSKERLAAMKPLRRLGRPPKIATTNENQKTISVSKQEQRPIKKNSLYSTDFIVFNDNDGSDDENDDKDKPYIPEIVPVQKPLPVNEFTCPVTFCKKGFKYFKNLIAHAKGHKDNEEAKRFLEMQSKKVICQYCRRHFVSVTHLNDHLQMHCGSKPYICIQMKCKAGFNSYAELLTHRKEHQVFRAKCMFPKCGRVFSEAYLLYDHEAQHYNTYTCKFTGCGKVYRSQNELEKHVEDHSKQPENVQQPENQTDQLDLSQPSKGNENTDGVAVKEELTPPPADNESSFTEGENVVWSQIKAEPVGNESVSVLQQSDSLPNAGSEQCPVGSVKTEVAIPASNVKMSAVNQKIRENFVKRGKLAATASKVDTTKPGAQQLCSSVVSCLPVFEEKKEEDCLSQAQNIQNISVTSDTLKPEALESKSLERQVTIVSPFSMQNQAGYRNSVPISKLEIEDSIKAAANLYNLPLKTLESITFIPSQPNINSSLVPAVSPAAPIQKFNCQVEGCTRTYNSSQSIGKHMKAAHPDQYAAFKMQRKNKKPRKSSNLQNVPTDGKIVYLLPSQVGNPSGAAFTAQNKPNLNPTCSSQVQRVSSTLFPTHLENLGNPMLPVVESVINPSLSTRIKSEPESVLCSQMENLSGTTLPSQLDDLAKTVMPLNIDGGSDPFLPLPAENGPMSLFPSSAENPPNSVFSQVENNTNNFSSQLEGNTSSAFPKEETVDQIFPSQLSNENNFNGTSSQHLASEKVKKDRGHGLNGKERKPKHNKRAKWPAIIRDGKFICSRCFRVFTNPRSLGGHLSKRSYCKPLEGSEISPEALQANGQSLLASMILSSNSLNLQQPQESAFNPETCFKDPSFLQLLAAENRSTALLQTMFPRASVTNFNTSGNEEGNQIIKQALETAGIPSTFDNTEVLPHVVTTSCVTGTTQINAAVLSNSTASPLLQAVCNPSTLLTDQNRTLNAKIPPINECKSLPGFATENLMLKTIENGLCSSSFSNTVAAAQNFAGNSSRISVISSPKNSGSSDLNKKGTSASKRKRKATTPLLAPSTSQKVVVSNATTMELLTKSTDGNVQIQGESFQSNLLANCGSQVVVENLTQKLSNVDNQLFVASVKQNFKTNLEACTTLPPLMVKTENGDSQVMAVNSCVQANSEEQISEDNVMQNFEKTLEIIKTAMNTQILEVKTEVQDTIAASGQDSQVNNAQASSGNSAHCVKLPTPTQFAVHTGSVTAAKNSSAQSETSQKDDTQMLEILERLQKLKLENDSPIPISETVSQCPPADLVAPAVPVVSTENKPLIQLSSEASNIQFSDKVNKPFVCQDPGCNYSAMTKDALFKHYGKVHQYSAEMILEIKKHQLKYAPFKCVVATCPKTFTRNSNLRAHCQLVHHFTTEEMVKLKIKRPYGRRSQNETVNTAPRPVEIKTLQTLIIENKTAAPLIKEASIKEVVEPVKVLENLLPENNIPERLEKPPQVVCVPLEQHSAASFGTTQAQPKVRKVRRYKKEKEERKRKKPVTKSLEQFPTSYSPYRPYRCVHQGCFAAFTIQQNLILHYQAVHKSDLPAFSAEVEEENDPGKEERDEVETKPAAREFRCEMSDCSRIFQEVTSLIQHYMKLHDMTPEQIGNMKPAPEAGRFSCDQSQCKSSFTAYLNYIVHLEADHGIKIRPNKVEDDGLFKCDCEGCDRIYATRSNLLRHIFNKHNDKHKDHLIRPRRLTPGQENISSKANQEKPLKSKQRGLKSRSGKEGNRLSVKTKQKKNVNLENKNSKAIQVQENKDYSLKRGKHVYSIKARNDALSECTSRFITQYPCMIKGCSSVVTSESNIIRHYKCHKLSKAFTSQHRNLLIVSKKHSVPQVNEASCEQEETDKKSDVKEPEPSLIVSNNDSSTSTLPQKETEKGEKDEVDELTELFITKLINEDCSSAENQAKISSTVNTDLQETSSCPSEKQKSNNLKRANKEKNVSQNKRRRTEKPEEVLPVDMSSVHREEETAVAIQTAEEQPAAFDWSSFKPMGFEVSFLKFLEESAVKQKKNTEREYHSSGTKKGFHSNSRKSNEKTSVASNNVTWSCSETETLVPFANPSQLPCGDNVKIVLDKTFKDCAERVLKQLQEMKPVVSLTKFEGRWEDNPEVTAAKVIVIGTEQGESKY